In Equus caballus isolate H_3958 breed thoroughbred chromosome 28, TB-T2T, whole genome shotgun sequence, the following proteins share a genomic window:
- the APOL6 gene encoding apolipoprotein L6 produces the protein MECQAGVGLQGDEDDLLLSEDMEQNDADLSADERRFLEEFPILKEKLEEDIRKFRARADDIEKKQKILTEASLVTNSVSAVSGAVSLLGLALTPATGGGSLVLLGCVETLGSIAGATNIVTNLAKEVQNAQAEAGSPEPTDGQRSEETEGKGRLYYGITTGKLAYAVYASKNNIKDVKEKIRASKTASAHPLQAAGAEGIKTTSQVTVESGRKLPKVFERIKLLMARHPRLLNGTVTGISLCTCMAALLKDWKELKEGAKSKSAEKLKAKAGELEKKLLDLSQRYERLQQKKLLQEKRLLSSSSEGAVGTLPQPSGRASGSWIQKRGEDDATEPRDLGAE, from the exons ATGGAATGCCAGGCTGGTGTTGGTTTGCAAGG GGATGAGGACGACCTTCTTCTGAGTGAAGACATGGAGCAAAACGATGCAGATCTGTCAGCTGACGAAAGGcgatttttggaagagtttcccATCTTGAAAGAGAAGCTAGAGGAGGACATCAGAAAGTTCCGTGCCCGTGCGGACGACAtcgagaaaaagcagaaaatactcacggaggccagcctggtgaccAACTCCGTCTCTGCTGTCTCAGGAGCCGTGAGCCTCCTGGGTTTAGCTCTCACTCCAGCAACGGGAGGAGGAAGCCTGGTGCTCCTGGGCTGTGTGGAGACTTTGGGGAGCATAGCTGGGGCCACCAACATCGTGACCAACTTGGCGAAAGAAGTCCAAAATGCCCAAGCTGAGGCCGGCAGCCCAGAGCCCACCGATGGCCAAAGGTCCGAGGAGACTGAGGGAAAAGGCAGACTCTATTATGGCATTACTACCGGAAAGCTTGCCTATGCTGTCTATGCTAGTAAAAACAACATCAAGGATGTTAAAGAGAAGATCCGTGCCTCTAAGACTGCCAGCGCCCACCCACTGCAGGCCGCTGGTGCCGAGGGTATCAAGACCACTAGCCAAGTCACGGTCGAAAGCGGCAGGAAGCTGCCAAAGGTCTTCGAGCGTATAAAGCTGCTGATGGCCAGACATCCCCGCTTGCTAAATGGTACGGTGACTGGCATCTCTCTCTGCACCTGCATGGCCGCCCTCCTGAAGGACTGGAAGGAGCTGAAGGAGGGAGCAAAATCCAAGTCTGCAGAAAAGCTGAAGGCCAAGGCTGGGGAGCTGGAAAAGAAGCTGCTGGACCTCTCCCAGCGCTATGAGAGGCTGCAGCAGAAG AAACTCTTGCAAGAAAAAAGGCTTCTGAGCTCATCTTCAGAGGGAGCCGTGGGGACTCTGCCGCAGCCCTCAGGACGGGCGTCGGGAAGCTGGATCCAGAAGCGGGGAGAGGATGACGCGACTGAGCCCAGGGACCTTGGGGCAGAATAA
- the APOL5 gene encoding LOW QUALITY PROTEIN: apolipoprotein L5 (The sequence of the model RefSeq protein was modified relative to this genomic sequence to represent the inferred CDS: deleted 3 bases in 2 codons): MQLEESCPRNVLASLGNLSQNWKNNHVIWTVPRDEADVLYRLLSEELMRCEQVSVPDGNPSEEEKMFLLCFPLWKYKLEKTIKELNTIADQVDAAHKMLTKTPLVASSSGAVSAAVSLLGLALAPVTVGGSLMLSALGHGLGAAAVMTNILTSVLENRSNSAARDRARRLVSLPATGENEALGGINLSEVRAVDLPIKQSAGVINIRELQAYRTAKAKANSGFGMATVKNFAATGCVPFWRARGVKRAVEGPALAMTRGARLMAVAGAGFFLMQEVKSLLQNWRHLEAGARVEMAEQLRPWAKELEQWLGQLTRRYELMILRRGSEEPSLNQKTVKLYPRNLGLPDAKHKSSAKKTRGRKIFARHEAPSNDDRRETCSDW, encoded by the exons ATGCAGTTAGAAGAGAGTTGTCCGCGG AATGTTCTAGCCTCGCTGGGGAACCTGTCCCAGAATTGGAAAAATAATCATGTGATATGGACTGTCCCCAGGGATGAGGCCGATGTGCTGTACAGGCTCCTGTCTGAAGAGCTGATGCGATGTGAACAAGTGTCCGTGCCAGATGGAAATCcatcagaggaggaaaaaatgtttctcttatgttTTCCCTTGTGGAAGTACAAGCTGGAAAAGACTATCAAAGAACTGAACACCATTGCAGACCAGGTTGACGCAGCCCACAAGATGCTCACCAAGACC CCCCTGGTGGCTAGCTCCTCAGGTGCTGTCTCTGCGGCCGTGAGCCTCCTGGGTTTGGCCCTGGCACCTGTGACAGTAGGAGGGAGTCTGATGCTCTCAGCACTTGGGCACGGCCTTGGGGCAGCAGCTGTCATGACCAACATTTTGACAAGTGTCTTAGAAAATAGAAGCAATTCGGCAGCTCGAGACAGAGCCAGGCGACTGGTGTCTCTTCCAGCGACAGGGGAGAATGAAGCTTTGGGAGGAATAAACCTGTCCGAAGTCAGAGCTGTGGACTTGCCTATTAAGCAATCTGCTGGAGTTATCAACATCAGGGAACTTCAGGCCTACCGGACGGCCAAAGCCAAAGCCAACTCTGGTTTC GGCATGGCTACGGTCAAGAATTTCGCAGCCACAGGCTGTGTCCCCTTCTGGAGGGCCAGAGGGGTGAAGAGAGCCGTTGAGGGCCCAGCTCTGGCCATGACCAGGGGTGCCCGGCTGATGGCTGTTGCTGGGGCTGGCTTCTTTCTTATGCAAGAGGTGAAGAGCCTCCTGCAGAACTGGAGGCACCTGGAGGCGGGGGCGAGGGTGGAGATGGCGGAGCAGCTGAGACCGTGGGCCAAGGAGCTGGAGCAGTGGCTGGGCCAGCTCACCCGGCGCTACGAGCTGATGATCCTGAGGCGGGGCTCCGAGGAGCCGTCACTGAACCAGAAG ACGGTCAAGCTGTACCCACGGAACCTTGGTTTACCAGACGCAAAACACAAGTCTTCAGCTAAGAAAACTCGGGGTAGGAAAATCTTCGCTCGCCACGAGGCACCCAGCAATGATGACAGAAGGGAGACCTGCAGTGATTGGTGA